The Chanodichthys erythropterus isolate Z2021 chromosome 14, ASM2448905v1, whole genome shotgun sequence genome window below encodes:
- the fn1a gene encoding fibronectin 1a isoform X2, which translates to MSGGPLGTALAVALLACTVQCMPKGTGKHRRQAQEHPVSSVSQDGCMENSQFYGVGQQWERSYLGSTLLCTCHGVSGIKCKSKPDAEETCYDKVNARSYRVGETYERPKDGMIWDCTCIGSGKGKISCTIANRCHEGGHSYKIGDTWKRPHDTGDYMLECVCLGNGKGEWTCKPVAERCYDNSAGTSYMVGETWEKPYQGWMMVDCTCLGEGSGRITCTSRNRCNDQDTRTSYRIGDTWSKTDSRGHVLQCLCTGNGRGEWKCERHASLHTTSLGTGSRVVTNVQPAVYNPQAVPENPVEGSCLTDSGVSYALGMRWMKTQGSKQMLCTCLGNGVSCEESESQSQVYGGSSDGQPCVFPFVFMGKTFYSCTSEGRSDGQLWCSTSSDFEKDYKYSFCTSKKVMITTRGGNSNGALCQFPFLYNGRNYTDCTADGRRDGMKWCGTTYNYDREQRFGFCPMAAHEEVCTTGEGVMYRVGDQWDRRHDVLGHMMRCTCVGNGRGEWSCIAYSQLKDQCIVDNLTYEVNQTFTKQHDEGYMMNCTCYGQGRGRWKCDAIDQCQEPETRVFYQIGESWDKLIQGIHYRCYCYGNGIGELSCEPQQSFPGGHRPVQVIISESGNQPNSHPIQWNVPASAHITQYILKWRPKNTHTQWMEVTIPGHLNSYTIAGLMPGVTYEGQLISILRFGRTETTRFDFSTVHGSLATSEGETTQPPPMVDTSESVTEITSSSFVISWVSASDTVSGFRVEYELSEEGGQTGQPMVLDLPHTATSVNISELLPGRKYTVNVYEVTEGKPYLILSTSQTTAPDAPSDHEVEDVGESSIIISWSKPEAPITGYRVVYTPSEEGSSGSTELNLPNTATSVTLGDLRPGLLYNISIYSVEESLESEPIFVQVTTAGEPLTEEVPSPTDLQFFEVSDSKITITWTGPSTEVSGYRVSVGEVGPDGLTERELPLPVTQNAYAEITHLQPGTLYRFFIFAVKSGEESEPLVGEQATKPDQPTNIHFTNITEDSAIISWSAPRAQITGYRLFLTVEGSNPKQLRIPARLSQYTILNLQPDTEYTATLHAERGNVLSEGSLATFTTIQPMGNAPFFSTDVTDTSIVVSWTPMPKIGYKLTVRPSQGGEAPRDEISESGSVLISGLTPGVEYTYSIQPVINGHEHGNPITRRVVTPLSPPTDLNLESNPNTGELTVHWNDAKIPDITGYRVTCTPTNGQQGNSVEEFVKAGQNSCTLENLSPGVEYNVSVFTVKDDMESIPVSTTVTPDVPKITDLNFINVTDSTIGLSWSPLNSTAVTGYRITVLAAGDSVPIFVEFVEPTTGFYTVHGLEPGIDYDITVTTITENGESEPITITQQTAVPAPSGLSFGEVTADSMLVTWNAPQVPKSSDIDHYIIRYHPVDDDDDTTERTVEGSENFVVLRHLVPNTEYLVSVICVYEERESSPAIGTQRTILDAPVGLQFSDVGTNSFTVRWQAPQAIISGYRIRYQMTSGGRAKEERLPPSRSHFTLTGLTPETEYSINVYAVSGSRESLPLTGTQSTISDAPTDLEVISSTPTSITVRWDAPSVTVRYYRITHGESGGFDAPQEFTVPGSQSTATIEGLHPGTDYTITVYAVTGRGDSPASSTPIHVIHRTDIESPSEMEVTDVKDNTITVRWSPAVGPITGYRVTGTPLNGQGPVFSEVVAPDQTEMTFSGLMPTAEYTVSVYALGQDGESPPLVENVVTMVDKPKDLSFSDVDSTSMRISWESPDGVVSSYRVLYYNPEEGERELVPAPYGDEESAVIRNLRPGTEYTVKVIALHDRTPSPPLVGTQTTAIPGPTSLHFSQVGPTSFIVSWSSSDVKLTGYRVAITPKNKNGPTKEDNIAPDSTEFHATGLMPGTVYEVEVYGVKNSLTSRRVKGEVTTADSLEPGTTYKINIYTLNEGARSDPFTLTATTAKPVISPPTNLHFTSLTSTSISFTWEPPRSIITGYYVTYEEAGDIPKEMTPRPQAGRTFASISGLKPGTDYIIKIVALNNVQRSTPLIGKARTQPESHELTPQLPDPSRPRHDILDVPEENDHFNNHVQMLGPNRHNTLGQQGQHIYTEYQSYNLGNNGQQPHPPNHREPLVYIPLPGADGQRVPVVKVNEGPEPGFPFGGLYNETNLPQESQTQTTIIWQPVPHTSEYVVSCSPITEINEKSFQMRLPGTSTSATLIGLTSGASYNVLVESVNGDQKQKVLEDVVTAGNSVPGDGVIPTSRDACYDTFTATYHEVGAEWERMSETGFKLWCTCLGLGSGHFRCDSSKWCHDSGHNYRIGEKWDRHAENGHMMSCTCLGNGKGEFKCEPHESTCYDEGKLYQVGNQWQKEYLGAICTCTCYGGQQGWRCENCRRPGAEVDVDLFQPPVRTDAFDRYRENALRKLNIHCPIECLRPDLLADAQSPQE; encoded by the exons ATGTCCGGTGGCCCGCTGGGCACGGCGTTGGCAGTGGCTTTGCTCGCCTGCACTGTGCAGTGTATGCCAAAAGGAACGGGAAAGCATAGGAGACAAGCTCAGGAACACCCTGTGTCATCCGTGTCCCAAG ATGGCTGTATGGAAAATAGTCAGTTTTATGGAGTTGGACAGCAGTGGGAGCGCAGTTATCTGGGCAGCACACTGCTCTGCACTTGTCATGGAGTTTCTGGTATAAAGTGTAAATCGAAGCCTGATG CCGAAGAGACCTGCTATGATAAAGTAAACGCTCGCTCCTATCGGGTTGGAGAGACTTATGAGAGGCCCAAGGATGGGATGATCTGGGACTGCACTTGCATTGGCTCTGGCAAAGGGAAAATCAGTTGTACCATTGCAA ACCGCTGTCATGAGGGAGGGCACTCCTACAAGATTGGAGACACATGGAAGAGACCCCACGACACTGGAGACTACATGCTGGAATGCGTCTGTTTGGGAAATGGGAAAGGAGAGTGGACCTGCAAACCTGTTG CGGAGCGCTGTTACGACAATTCAGCTGGCACGTCCTACATGGTTGGTGAGACCTGGGAGAAACCCTACCAAGGCTGGATGATGGTGGACTGCACCTGCCTCGGAGAAGGAAGTGGACGTATTACATGCACATCCAGAA ACCGCTGTAACGACCAGGACACACGCACTTCATACCGGATCGGAGACACATGGAGCAAGACAGATTCTCGTGGACATGTGCTACAGTGTTTGTGTACTGGAAATGGACGTGGAGAGTGGAAGTGTGAGAGACATGCATCACTGCACACCACTAGCTTGG GTACTGGGTCTCGTGTGGTGACCAATGTCCAGCCTGCGGTGTACAACCCACAGGCGGTGCctgaaaaccccgtggagggaTCATGTCTGACAGACTCGGGTGTTTCCTACGCCCTGGGAATGCGGTGGATGAAGACCCAAGGCAGCAAACAGATGTTGTGTACGTGCTTGGGGAACGGTGTCAGCTGTGAAGAGTCAG AGAGCCAGTCCCAGGTGTATGGTGGGAGCTCAGATGGCCAGCCATGTGTGTTCCCTTTTGTGTTCATGGGGAAAACGTTCTACTCCTGCACTTCAGAGGGACGCAGTGATGGGCAGCTCTGGTGCAGCACCTCATCCGACTTTGAGAAGGACTACAAGTACTCCTTCTGTACCAGCAAGAAAG TTATGATCACAACCAGAGGAGGAAACTCCAATGGTGCACTCTGTCAGTTCCCGTTCCTCTACAATGGCCGTAACTACACTGACTGCACCGCTGACGGCAGGAGAGATGGCATGAAATGGTGCGGCACAACTTATAACTATGACCGAGAGCAGCGGTTTGGCTTCTGTCCCATGGCAG CTCACGAGGAGGTGTGTACCACTGGCGAGGGTGTGATGTATCGTGTGGGAGATCAGTGGGACAGACGCCATGATGTTTTGGGTCACATGATGCGCTGTACATGTGTGGGCAATGGCCGTGGAGAATGGAGCTGCATCGCCTACTCGCAACTCAAAG ACCAGTGCATTGTGGATAATTTGACCTACGAAGTAAATCAGACTTTCACTAAACAACACGATGAAGGCTACATGATGAACTGCACCTGTTACGGTCAAGGCCGTGGACGTTGGAAGTGTGACGCTATTG ATCAGTGCCAGGAGCCAGAGACTAGAGTGTTCTATCAGATTGGAGAGTCTTGGGACAAACTCATTCAGGGAATCCACTACAGATGTTACTGCTATGGAAATGGTATCGGAGAATTGAGCTGCGAGCCTCAGCAGTCTTTCCCTG GTGGTCATCGTCCAGTCCAGGTGATTATATCAGAATCTGGAAACCAGCCCAACTCCCACCCCATCCAATGGAACGTCCCGGCTTCTGCACACATCACACAGTACATACTCAAATGGAGACCG aaaaaCACCCATACCCAATGGATGGAGGTCACTATTCCAGGCCACCTGAACTCTTACACCATTGCGGGACTGATGCCAGGAGTCACTTACGAGGGCCAACTCATCAGCATCCTGCGTTTCGGACGTACAGAAACCACGCGCTTTGATTTCTCCACCGTGCATGGCTCAT TGGCTACCTCTGAGGGAGAAACCACCCAGCCCCCTCCGATGGTGGACACCTCTGAGTCTGTGACTGAGATCACTTCCAGCAGTTTTGTCATCTCTTGGGTGTCTGCGTCCGACACGGTGTCTGGATTCAGGGTGGAATATGAGCTGAGTGAGGAGGGAGGCCAGACAGGGCAGCCCATGGTCTTGG ACCTTCCTCATACGGCTACATCCGTGAACATCAGTGAACTTCTCCCAGGAAGGAAGTACACTGTAAATGTGTATGAAGTGACAGAAGGAAAACCTTACCTGATCCTTAGCACTTCCCAGACTACAG CTCCTGATGCTCCTTCTGATCATGAAGTGGAGGATGTGGGGGAGAGCTCCATTATTATCAGCTGGTCTAAACCTGAGGCTCCCATCACTG GATACCGTGTGGTTTACACACCATCTGAAGAGGGCAGTTCTGGCAGCACTGAGCTGAACCTGCCTAACACTGCCACCTCAGTGACCCTGGGTGACCTTCGCCCTGGTCTGCTCTATAACATCAGCATTTACTCAGTGGAAGAGAGTCTGGAGAGTGAACCTATTTTTGTTCAGGTCACTACAGCTGGAGAACCACTGACAG AGGAAGTTCCCTCTCCAACCGATCTGCAGTTCTTTGAGGTGTCTGACTCAAAGATCACAATCACTTGGACCGGTCCATCCACTGAGGTGTCTGGGTACCGTGTGTCTGTGGGTGAGGTGGGTCCAGATGGATTGACCGAGAGAGAACTCCCGCTCCCAGTCACACAGAACGCCTACGCTGAGATCACACACCTCCAGCCTGGAACCCTCTACCGGTTCTTCATCTTTGCTGTCAAATCGGGGGAAGAGAGCGAGCCACTGGTTGGAGAGCAAGCTACAA AACCTGACCAACCCACCAATATTCATTTCACTAACATTACTGAAGACAGTGCTATAATCAGCTGGTCAGCTCCTAGGGCTCAAATCACAGGTTACAGACTTTTCCTGACTGTTGAAGGCTCAAACCCCAAACAGCTACGTATTCCCGCTCGCTTGTCACAGTACACCATCCTCAACTTGCAGCCTGATACGGAGTACACTGCCACTCTGCATGCAGAAAGAGGCAATGTGCTTAGTGAGGGGTCCCTCGCCACCTTCACCACAA TTCAGCCGATGGGAAATGCTCCTTTCTTCAGCACTGATGTCACAGACACCTCCATCGTTGTCTCCTGGACCCCTATGCCGAAAATTGGATACAAG TTGACTGTGAGGCCCAGCCAAGGTGGAGAAGCCCCTAGGGATGAGATCTCAGAGTCTGGTAGTGTCCTCATCTCAGGTCTAACCCCTGGAGTTGAGTACACCTATAGCATCCAACCGGTCATCAACGGTCATGAGCATGGCAACCCCATCACTCGACGGGTGGTCACTC CTCTTTCTCCACCCACGGATCTGAACCTGGAGTCCAACCCCAACACTGGAGAGCTGACTGTTCACTGGAACGATGCTAAAATCCCTG ACATCACTGGATACAGAGTGACCTGCACTCCCACCAATGGGCAGCAAGGGAACTCTGTGGAGGAGTTTGTGAAGGCTGGACAGAACTCATGCACATTAGAGAACTTGAGTCCTGGAGTGGAGTACAATGTCAGCGTGTTTACTGTTAAGGATGACATGGAGAGCATTCCTGTCTCCACCACTGTGACTCCGG ATGTGCCCAAAATAACTGACCTTAACTTCATCAATGTCACTGACTCCACTATCGGCCTCAGCTGGAGTCCTCTTAACTCCACCGCCGTTACCGGCTACCGCATCACAGTGTTGGCTGCTGGGGACAGTGTCCCAATCTTTGTTGAATTTGTGGAGCCCACGACAGGCTTTTATACCGTGCACGGTCTGGAGCCCGGTATTGATTATGACATCACCGTCACCACAATCACGGAAAACGGAGAGAGCGAACCCATTACCATCACCCAGCAAACgg CTGTCCCTGCCCCTTCTGGCCTGTCATTCGGAGAAGTGACTGCGGACAGTATGCTGGTGACATGGAACGCCCCTCAGGTGCCCAAATCCTCTGATATTGACCACTACATCATCCGCTATCACCCAGTCGATGACGACGATGATACCACTGAGCGCACTGTGGAAGGAAGCGAAAATTTTGTCGTTCTTCGCC ATCTTGTGCCCAACACTGAGTACCTGGTGAGTGTGATTTGTGTCTatgaggagagagagagctcACCTGCGATTGGCACTCAGAGGACAA TCCTCGACGCTCCTGTCGGCCTTCAGTTCTCTGATGTCGGCACCAACTCCTTCACCGTGCGCTGGCAGGCTCCTCAGGCCATTATCTCAGGATACCGTATCCGCTACCAAATGACCAGTGGGGGGCGTGCTAAGGAGGAGAGACTGCCCCCATCAAGAAGCCATTTCACCCTCACAGGCCTGACCCCGGAGACAGAGTACAGCATCAACGTCTATGCCGTCAGCGGATCCCGCGAGAGTCTGCCTCTAACTGGAACTCAGTCTACCA TCTCTGATGCCCCCACTGACCTGGAAGTTATCTCCTCAACACCAACCAGCATCACAGTTCGTTGGGACGCCCCCTCTGTCACTGTGAGGTACTACAGGATCACACACGGAGAGTCAG GAGGGTTTGATGCTCCTCAGGAATTTACTGTCCCCGGCTCTCAGTCTACTGCCACTATTGAAGGCCTACATCCAGGCACCGATTACACCATCACCGTTTACGCTGTGACCGGCAGAGGGGACAGCCCTGCGTCCAGCACCCCCATCCATGTTATACATAGAACAG atATTGAGTCTCCATCAGAAATGGAGGTGACTGACGTGAAGGACAACACTATAACTGTACGCTGGAGCCCAGCAGTCGGCCCCATCACAGGATATCGTGTCACAGGGACTCCACTAAATGGACAGGGACCTGTTTTCTCTGAAGTGGTGGCTCCAG ACCAGACTGAAATGACATTCTCTGGCCTGATGCCAACAGCAGAGTACACTGTGAGCGTCTACGCTCTGGGCCAGGACGGAGAGAGCCCCCCTCTGGTCGAAAATGTAGTCACAA TGGTGGACAAACCCAAAGACCTGTCCTTCAGCGACGTGGACTCAACCTCCATGCGCATCTCCTGGGAGAGTCCTGATGGCGTGGTCTCCTCTTACAGAGTGTTGTACTACAATCCagaggagggagagagagagctggTCCCTGCCCCGTATGGAGATGAGGAGTCTGCAGTGATTCGTAATCTCAGACCGGGCACAGAATACACTGTTAAAGTCATCGCACTGCATGACCGGACCCCCAGCCCTCCTCTGGTGGGCACTCAGACAACAG CTATTCCTGGGCCCACCAGTCTGCACTTCTCCCAGGTGGGTCCAACATCCTTCATTGTCTCCTGGTCTTCCTCCGACGTCAAGTTGACAGGTTACCGTGTCGCCATCACCCCCAAGAACAAGAACGGCCCCACTAAAGAGGACAACATCGCCCCTGACTCCACTGAGTTCCACGCTACTGGACTCATG CCTGGCACTGTTTATGAAGTGGAGGTTTACGGTGTGAAGAACTCTCTCACCAGCCGTCGTGTCAAGGGAGAAGTCACAACAGCTGACA GTCTGGAGCCAGGAACCACTTATAAGATCAATATCTATACTCTGAATGAAGGTGCACGTAGTGACCCTTTCACCCTTACAGCAACTACAG CGAAACCAGTTATCAGCCCACCTACAAACCTCCATTTCACCTCTCTGACTTCTACTTCAATCTCCTTCACCTGGGAGCCTCCACGAAGCATTATCACGGGATACTATGTGACCTATGAGGAGGCTGGAGACATTCCTAAAGAGATGACCCCTCGACCCCAGGCTGGCAGGACCTTCGCTTCCATCTCTG GGTTGAAACCAGGCACTGACTACATTATCAAGATtgttgcattaaataatgttcagAGGAGCACTCCACTGATTGGAAAGGCAAGAACTC AACCGGAAAGTCACGAGCTGACCCCCCAGCTCCCCGACCCCAGCCGGCCCCGCCATGACATCCTAGATGTCCCAGAGGAAAATGACCACTTCAACAACCACGTGCAAATGCTGGGACCAAACAGACACAACACTCTGGGGCAGCAGGGCCAACACATCTACACTGAATATCAGAGCTACAACCTGGGTAACAACGGCCAGCAGCCTCATCCCCCAAACCACCGCGAGCCCCTGGTCTACATCCCTCTGCCAGGAGCGGATGGCCAAAGAGTGCCAGTGGTGAAGGTGAACGAGGGCCCTGAACCAGGCTTCCCCTTTGGTGGCCTTTACAATGAGACAAACCTGCCCCAGGAATCTCAGACCCAAACCACAATCATATGGCAGCCTGTGCCACATACCTCAGAGTATGTGGTGTCATGCAGTCCCATTACAGAGATCAATGAGAAGAGCTTCCAG ATGCGTCTGCCTGGTACGTCTACTAGTGCTACACTGATCGGTCTCACCTCTGGCGCCTCCTATAATGTTCTTGTGGAGTCTGTCAACGGAGACCAAAAACAGAAAGTCCTGGAAGATGTTGTGACTGCTGGAAACAGTG TTCCAGGTGATGGAGTGATTCCCACAAGCAGGGACGCGTGCTACGACACATTCACTGCCACCTATCATGAAGTGGGCGCGGAGTGGGAGCGTATGTCTGAGACGGGCTTTAAACTCTGGTGCACGTGCCTTGGTCTCGGCAGCGGTCATTTCAGATGTGATTCATCCA AGTGGTGCCATGACAGTGGCCACAACTACCGAATTGGCGAGAAGTGGGATCGCCATGCTGAGAACGGTCACATGATGAGCTGCACCTGTCTGGGCAATGGGAAAGGAGAGTTTAAATGTGAACCCC ATGAATCCACCTGTTATGATGAGGGGAAGTTGTACCAGGTGGGCAACCAGTGGCAGAAGGAGTATCTTGGAGCCATTTGCACCTGTACCTGCTATGGAGGACAACAG GGCTGGCGCTGTGAGAACTGTCGTCGTCCTGGTGCTGAAGTCGACGTGGACCTCTTTCAGCCTCCGGTGCGCACTGATGCTTTCGACCGCTACAGAGAGAACGCCCTACGCAAACTG AACATCCATTGTCCCATTGAGTGCCTGAGACCAGACCTGTTAGCAGATGCCCAGAGCCCTCAAGAATAA